In one Lepisosteus oculatus isolate fLepOcu1 chromosome 26, fLepOcu1.hap2, whole genome shotgun sequence genomic region, the following are encoded:
- the coro6 gene encoding coronin-6 isoform X2, translating into MSRRVVRQSKFRHVFGQAVKADQMYEDIRVSKVTWDSSFCAVNPKFLAIIVESSGGGAFLVLPLSKTGRVDKNYPLVVGHTGPVLDIDWCPHDDNILASCSEDCTAMVWQIPDHAPVRPLTEPIVTLEGHSKRVGIVSWHPTARNILLTAGSDNLIIIWNVGTGEPLISLDDHPDLIYNISWNRNGSLLCTTCKDKKVRVIDPRKREVIAERERAHEGSRPMRALFLCDGKVITTGFSRMSERQLALWDPANFEEPIALQEMDTSNGVLLPFYDADTNIVYLCGKGDSSIRYFEITDEPPYVHYLSTYSSKEPQRGMGFMPKRGLDVSKCEIARLYKLHERKCEPIMMTVPRKSDLFQDDLYPDTAGPEPALEAEEWLEGKDAEPILVSLRDGYVPVKSRELKVVRKNVLESRLPPRRSMSSCDGTFPPQQMMLEKLLEEIQGLKAVVQSQDKRISDLENKLSKFTNGTA; encoded by the exons ATGAGCCGCAGGGTCGTCCGACAGAGCAAGTTCCGCCACGTGTTCGGACAGGCGGTCAAAGCCGACCAGATGTACGAGGATATCCGCGTGTCCAAGGTGACGTGGGACAGCTCGTTCTGCGCCGTGAACCCCAAGTTCCTGGCCATCATCGTGGAGTCCAGCGGGGGGGGCGCCTTCCTCGTCCTGCCCCTCTCCAAG ACAGGCCGTGTGGACAAGAACTACCCGCTGGTGGTGGGTCACACGGGACCGGTGCTCGACATCGACTGGTGCCCTCACGACGACAACATCCTGGCCAGCTGCTCCGAGGACTGCACTGCCATG GTGTGGCAGATCCCTGACCACGCGCCGGTGCGGCCCCTGACGGAGCCCATCGTCACGCTGGAGGGGCACTCCAAGAGAGTGGGCATCGTGTCGTGGCACCCCACTGCCCGCAACATCCTCTTGACTGCAG GCAGTGACAATTTGATCATAATCTGGAACGTGGGGACAGGGGAGCCCCTCATTTCCCTGGATGACCACCCCGACCTCATTTACAACATCAGCTGGAACCGCAACGGCAGCCTGCTCTGCACCACCTGCAAAGACAAGAAGGTCCGCGTCATCGACCCGCGCAAGAGGGAGGTGATCGCG gagagggagcGGGCGCACGAGGGCTCTCGGCCAATGAGAGCGCTGTTTCTGTGCGACGGGAAGGTCATCACGACGGGGTTCAGCCGGATGAGCGAGAGGCAGCTGGCCCTCTGGGACCCG gCGAATTTCGAGGAGCCCATTGCCCTGCAGGAGATGGACACCAGCAATGGAGTGCTGCTGCCGTTCTACGACGCCGACACCAACATCGTCTACCTGTGTGGGAAG GGGGACAGCAGTATCCGGTACTTTGAGATCACCGACGAGCCTCCCTACGTTCACTACCTCAGCACCTACAGCAGCAAGGAGCCTCAGAGGGGCATGGGCTTCATGCCCAAGAGAGGCCTGGACGTCAGCAAGTGTGAGATtgccag GCTGTATAAGCTGCACGAGAGGAAGTGTGAGCCCATTATGATGACCGTTCCGAGGAAG TCGGACCTGTTCCAGGACGACCTGTACCCCGACACGGCGGGCCCGGAGCCGGCGCTGGAGGCCGAGGAGTGGCTGGAGGGGAAGGACGCGGAGCCCATCCTGGTCTCCCTGCGCGACGGCTACGTGCCCGTGAAGAGCCGCGAGCTCAAGGTGGTGAGGAAGAACGTGCTGGAGAGCCGGCTGCCCCCGCGCCGCAGCATGTCCTCCTGCGACGGCACGTTCCCG CCACAGCAGATGATGCTGGAGAAGCTGCTGGAGGAGATTCAGGGCCTGAAGGCCGTGGTTCAGTCACAGGACAAGCGAATCAGCGATCTGGAGAACAAGCTCTCTAAATTCACCAATGGCACCGCCTAA
- the coro6 gene encoding coronin-6 isoform X3 has translation MSRRVVRQSKFRHVFGQAVKADQMYEDIRVSKVTWDSSFCAVNPKFLAIIVESSGGGAFLVLPLSKTGRVDKNYPLVVGHTGPVLDIDWCPHDDNILASCSEDCTAMVWQIPDHAPVRPLTEPIVTLEGHSKRVGIVSWHPTARNILLTAGSDNLIIIWNVGTGEPLISLDDHPDLIYNISWNRNGSLLCTTCKDKKVRVIDPRKREVIAANFEEPIALQEMDTSNGVLLPFYDADTNIVYLCGKGDSSIRYFEITDEPPYVHYLSTYSSKEPQRGMGFMPKRGLDVSKCEIARLYKLHERKCEPIMMTVPRKSDLFQDDLYPDTAGPEPALEAEEWLEGKDAEPILVSLRDGYVPVKSRELKVVRKNVLESRLPPRRSMSSCDGTFPPQQMMLEKLLEEIQGLKAVVQSQDKRISDLENKLSKFTNGTA, from the exons ATGAGCCGCAGGGTCGTCCGACAGAGCAAGTTCCGCCACGTGTTCGGACAGGCGGTCAAAGCCGACCAGATGTACGAGGATATCCGCGTGTCCAAGGTGACGTGGGACAGCTCGTTCTGCGCCGTGAACCCCAAGTTCCTGGCCATCATCGTGGAGTCCAGCGGGGGGGGCGCCTTCCTCGTCCTGCCCCTCTCCAAG ACAGGCCGTGTGGACAAGAACTACCCGCTGGTGGTGGGTCACACGGGACCGGTGCTCGACATCGACTGGTGCCCTCACGACGACAACATCCTGGCCAGCTGCTCCGAGGACTGCACTGCCATG GTGTGGCAGATCCCTGACCACGCGCCGGTGCGGCCCCTGACGGAGCCCATCGTCACGCTGGAGGGGCACTCCAAGAGAGTGGGCATCGTGTCGTGGCACCCCACTGCCCGCAACATCCTCTTGACTGCAG GCAGTGACAATTTGATCATAATCTGGAACGTGGGGACAGGGGAGCCCCTCATTTCCCTGGATGACCACCCCGACCTCATTTACAACATCAGCTGGAACCGCAACGGCAGCCTGCTCTGCACCACCTGCAAAGACAAGAAGGTCCGCGTCATCGACCCGCGCAAGAGGGAGGTGATCGCG gCGAATTTCGAGGAGCCCATTGCCCTGCAGGAGATGGACACCAGCAATGGAGTGCTGCTGCCGTTCTACGACGCCGACACCAACATCGTCTACCTGTGTGGGAAG GGGGACAGCAGTATCCGGTACTTTGAGATCACCGACGAGCCTCCCTACGTTCACTACCTCAGCACCTACAGCAGCAAGGAGCCTCAGAGGGGCATGGGCTTCATGCCCAAGAGAGGCCTGGACGTCAGCAAGTGTGAGATtgccag GCTGTATAAGCTGCACGAGAGGAAGTGTGAGCCCATTATGATGACCGTTCCGAGGAAG TCGGACCTGTTCCAGGACGACCTGTACCCCGACACGGCGGGCCCGGAGCCGGCGCTGGAGGCCGAGGAGTGGCTGGAGGGGAAGGACGCGGAGCCCATCCTGGTCTCCCTGCGCGACGGCTACGTGCCCGTGAAGAGCCGCGAGCTCAAGGTGGTGAGGAAGAACGTGCTGGAGAGCCGGCTGCCCCCGCGCCGCAGCATGTCCTCCTGCGACGGCACGTTCCCG CCACAGCAGATGATGCTGGAGAAGCTGCTGGAGGAGATTCAGGGCCTGAAGGCCGTGGTTCAGTCACAGGACAAGCGAATCAGCGATCTGGAGAACAAGCTCTCTAAATTCACCAATGGCACCGCCTAA
- the coro6 gene encoding coronin-6 isoform X1, with translation MSRRVVRQSKFRHVFGQAVKADQMYEDIRVSKVTWDSSFCAVNPKFLAIIVESSGGGAFLVLPLSKTGRVDKNYPLVVGHTGPVLDIDWCPHDDNILASCSEDCTAMVWQIPDHAPVRPLTEPIVTLEGHSKRVGIVSWHPTARNILLTAGSDNLIIIWNVGTGEPLISLDDHPDLIYNISWNRNGSLLCTTCKDKKVRVIDPRKREVIAEKLTPHEGIRPMRAIFTRDGSIFTTGFTRMSQRELGLWDPANFEEPIALQEMDTSNGVLLPFYDADTNIVYLCGKGDSSIRYFEITDEPPYVHYLSTYSSKEPQRGMGFMPKRGLDVSKCEIARLYKLHERKCEPIMMTVPRKSDLFQDDLYPDTAGPEPALEAEEWLEGKDAEPILVSLRDGYVPVKSRELKVVRKNVLESRLPPRRSMSSCDGTFPPQQMMLEKLLEEIQGLKAVVQSQDKRISDLENKLSKFTNGTA, from the exons ATGAGCCGCAGGGTCGTCCGACAGAGCAAGTTCCGCCACGTGTTCGGACAGGCGGTCAAAGCCGACCAGATGTACGAGGATATCCGCGTGTCCAAGGTGACGTGGGACAGCTCGTTCTGCGCCGTGAACCCCAAGTTCCTGGCCATCATCGTGGAGTCCAGCGGGGGGGGCGCCTTCCTCGTCCTGCCCCTCTCCAAG ACAGGCCGTGTGGACAAGAACTACCCGCTGGTGGTGGGTCACACGGGACCGGTGCTCGACATCGACTGGTGCCCTCACGACGACAACATCCTGGCCAGCTGCTCCGAGGACTGCACTGCCATG GTGTGGCAGATCCCTGACCACGCGCCGGTGCGGCCCCTGACGGAGCCCATCGTCACGCTGGAGGGGCACTCCAAGAGAGTGGGCATCGTGTCGTGGCACCCCACTGCCCGCAACATCCTCTTGACTGCAG GCAGTGACAATTTGATCATAATCTGGAACGTGGGGACAGGGGAGCCCCTCATTTCCCTGGATGACCACCCCGACCTCATTTACAACATCAGCTGGAACCGCAACGGCAGCCTGCTCTGCACCACCTGCAAAGACAAGAAGGTCCGCGTCATCGACCCGCGCAAGAGGGAGGTGATCGCG GAGAAGCTCACCCCCCACGAGGGCATCAGGCCCATGCGTGCCATATTCACCCGGGATGGCAGCATCTTCACCACCGGATTCACCCGCATGAGCCAGAGggagctggggctctgggacCCG gCGAATTTCGAGGAGCCCATTGCCCTGCAGGAGATGGACACCAGCAATGGAGTGCTGCTGCCGTTCTACGACGCCGACACCAACATCGTCTACCTGTGTGGGAAG GGGGACAGCAGTATCCGGTACTTTGAGATCACCGACGAGCCTCCCTACGTTCACTACCTCAGCACCTACAGCAGCAAGGAGCCTCAGAGGGGCATGGGCTTCATGCCCAAGAGAGGCCTGGACGTCAGCAAGTGTGAGATtgccag GCTGTATAAGCTGCACGAGAGGAAGTGTGAGCCCATTATGATGACCGTTCCGAGGAAG TCGGACCTGTTCCAGGACGACCTGTACCCCGACACGGCGGGCCCGGAGCCGGCGCTGGAGGCCGAGGAGTGGCTGGAGGGGAAGGACGCGGAGCCCATCCTGGTCTCCCTGCGCGACGGCTACGTGCCCGTGAAGAGCCGCGAGCTCAAGGTGGTGAGGAAGAACGTGCTGGAGAGCCGGCTGCCCCCGCGCCGCAGCATGTCCTCCTGCGACGGCACGTTCCCG CCACAGCAGATGATGCTGGAGAAGCTGCTGGAGGAGATTCAGGGCCTGAAGGCCGTGGTTCAGTCACAGGACAAGCGAATCAGCGATCTGGAGAACAAGCTCTCTAAATTCACCAATGGCACCGCCTAA